A genomic region of Verrucomicrobiia bacterium contains the following coding sequences:
- a CDS encoding sigma-54 dependent transcriptional regulator gives MTPTRILLIEDDAGITDTLSRLLAGEGCELVVERRGDAGLARAQAEAFDVLVTDLKVPGTNGLEIVRQLHAVQPRLPIILATAFGTTDTAIEAMKWGAYDYLLKPFDPPRLLELIRKAADSHRRLSEPVALGEPAARREALVGRSPAMQDIYKEIGRVAARPVDVLIRGETGTGKELIARALYQHSDRAPAPFITINCAAIPETLLESELFGHERGAFTGADARRIGRFEQAGGGTIFLDEIGDMTLGTQVKLLRVLQERTLRRLGGKEIIPVDVRVIAATHRDLEAAMAAGTFRQDLFYRLNVVVLTLPALRHRREDIPELVRYFLARHGPALGTAAPSIHPEAMTCLQQQNWPGNVRELENVVRKVLLAAQGYTISPDHVRATLAANTGGPALLKPSLGEWLDQILDAAQRGESTGVHAQVTAAVERELFARAIQRAGGNQARAARWLGVTRITMHAKLVQFGLHPATGRAPGPDGI, from the coding sequence ATGACGCCCACGCGCATTCTGCTCATCGAAGACGACGCCGGCATCACGGACACGTTGAGCCGCCTGCTGGCTGGCGAGGGCTGCGAACTGGTCGTGGAGCGGCGCGGCGACGCCGGACTGGCGCGCGCGCAGGCGGAGGCGTTCGATGTGCTGGTGACCGATTTGAAGGTGCCCGGCACGAACGGGCTGGAGATCGTGCGCCAGTTGCACGCCGTCCAGCCCCGGCTGCCGATCATTCTGGCCACGGCCTTTGGCACCACCGACACCGCCATCGAGGCGATGAAGTGGGGCGCCTACGATTACCTGCTCAAACCCTTCGACCCGCCGCGCCTGCTGGAATTGATCCGCAAGGCGGCTGACAGTCACCGGCGCCTGTCGGAGCCCGTGGCGTTGGGTGAACCGGCCGCCCGGCGCGAGGCGCTGGTCGGGCGCAGCCCGGCGATGCAGGACATCTACAAGGAAATCGGCCGCGTCGCCGCGCGGCCGGTGGATGTGCTCATTCGCGGCGAGACCGGCACGGGCAAGGAACTCATCGCCCGCGCCCTGTATCAACACAGCGACCGCGCGCCCGCGCCGTTCATCACCATCAACTGCGCAGCCATCCCGGAGACGCTGCTCGAGAGCGAATTGTTCGGGCACGAGCGCGGGGCGTTCACGGGCGCCGACGCGCGGCGGATTGGCCGGTTTGAACAGGCCGGCGGCGGCACGATTTTTTTGGACGAGATTGGCGACATGACGTTGGGCACGCAGGTGAAATTGCTCCGCGTGCTGCAGGAACGCACGCTGCGGCGGCTGGGCGGGAAGGAAATCATTCCGGTGGATGTCCGCGTCATTGCCGCCACGCATCGCGATTTGGAGGCCGCGATGGCAGCGGGCACATTCCGGCAGGATTTGTTCTACCGCCTCAACGTCGTCGTGCTCACGCTGCCGGCCTTGCGGCACCGGCGTGAGGACATCCCGGAACTGGTCCGCTACTTTCTGGCCCGTCACGGGCCGGCCCTCGGCACGGCCGCCCCCTCGATTCACCCCGAAGCGATGACCTGTCTGCAACAGCAAAACTGGCCCGGCAACGTGCGCGAACTGGAAAACGTCGTGCGCAAGGTGCTGCTGGCGGCGCAGGGCTACACCATTTCGCCGGACCATGTGCGGGCCACGCTTGCCGCCAACACCGGCGGGCCGGCGCTGCTCAAGCCATCCCTCGGCGAATGGCTGGACCAGATTCTCGACGCCGCGCAGCGGGGCGAATCGACCGGCGTGCATGCGCAGGTGACCGCGGCGGTGGAACGGGAGCTGTTCGCCCGGGCCATCCAGCGGGCGGGCGGCAACCAGGCCCGCGCGGCGCGCTGGCTCGGCGTCACGCGCATCACGATGCACGCCAAACTGGTGCAATTTGGGCTGCATCCCGCCACCGGACGCGCGCCCGGCCCCGACGGAATTTGA
- a CDS encoding response regulator, protein MKANDLLMEQTHGSRPPREGTAREWRSAPDDTSRRLTATATKRILLADDDPGVREMVGRVLESEHYVVTFARNGREAAQRFSASAPDLVLLDLNMPDGDGWKTFGQMCHEDPLVPVIVITARPHQLTNAVELGVDALMEKPLNLPLLLETIRNLMAETEAERTQRLTNPEFKTVLLRPADSPRQPQPAT, encoded by the coding sequence ATGAAAGCGAATGACCTCTTGATGGAACAAACCCACGGAAGCCGCCCGCCCCGCGAAGGGACCGCCCGCGAGTGGCGCAGCGCACCGGACGACACGTCGCGACGGCTCACCGCCACGGCCACGAAACGCATTCTGCTGGCCGATGATGATCCGGGCGTGCGCGAAATGGTGGGGCGCGTGCTGGAGTCCGAGCATTATGTGGTCACCTTTGCCCGCAACGGCCGTGAAGCCGCCCAGCGGTTTTCCGCCAGCGCTCCCGATCTGGTGTTGCTGGATTTGAACATGCCGGATGGCGACGGCTGGAAGACCTTCGGCCAGATGTGCCATGAGGATCCGCTGGTGCCCGTCATCGTCATCACCGCGCGGCCGCATCAACTGACCAACGCCGTCGAACTGGGCGTCGATGCGTTGATGGAAAAACCGCTGAACCTGCCGTTGCTGCTCGAAACCATCCGCAACCTGATGGCCGAAACCGAGGCCGAACGCACCCAGCGCCTCACGAATCCGGAGTTCAAAACCGTCCTGCTGAGGCCGGCCGACAGCCCACGCCAACCGCAACCCGCCACATGA
- a CDS encoding ADP-polyphosphate phosphotransferase, with protein sequence MKIDIKPFRVRAGQKVRLDQWATHVKPFYKTRHDAEKLLAAHTERMSARQNMLYADDRYALLLIFQAMDAAGKDGAIKHVMSGVNPQGCQVFSFKHPSAQELDHDFLWRTNRCLPERGRIGIFNRSYYEEVLIVRVHPEILAAQNLPAETLRDDGLWKHRFRSINDLEKHLHRNGTRVVKFFLHLSKGEQRKRFLDRIDDPDKNWKFSRADLEERKLWKKYMTAYEDCLRATSTRHAPWYVVPADDKPNARLIISQIIVDTLDELKLRYPKVPPERRKELQEIRKLLAH encoded by the coding sequence ATGAAAATCGACATCAAACCTTTCCGCGTCCGCGCCGGCCAGAAGGTGCGGCTCGACCAGTGGGCCACCCACGTCAAACCGTTCTACAAAACCAGGCATGACGCGGAGAAGTTGCTCGCCGCGCACACGGAGCGGATGAGCGCCCGGCAGAACATGCTTTACGCCGACGACCGGTATGCGCTGTTGCTGATTTTTCAAGCCATGGACGCCGCCGGCAAGGACGGGGCGATCAAGCACGTCATGTCCGGCGTCAATCCGCAGGGGTGCCAGGTGTTCAGCTTCAAGCATCCCAGCGCGCAGGAGCTCGATCACGATTTTCTCTGGCGCACGAACCGCTGCCTGCCCGAGCGGGGCCGCATTGGCATCTTCAACCGCTCCTACTACGAGGAGGTGCTCATCGTTCGTGTGCACCCGGAAATTCTCGCGGCGCAAAACCTGCCCGCCGAGACGCTGCGCGACGACGGCCTTTGGAAACACCGCTTCCGCTCGATCAACGACCTGGAAAAACATCTGCACCGCAACGGCACCCGCGTGGTGAAGTTTTTCCTCCACCTGTCCAAGGGCGAGCAGCGCAAACGCTTTCTGGACCGCATCGACGACCCGGACAAGAACTGGAAGTTCAGCCGGGCCGATCTGGAGGAGCGCAAGCTTTGGAAAAAATATATGACGGCCTACGAGGATTGTCTCCGCGCCACGAGCACGCGGCACGCGCCGTGGTATGTGGTGCCGGCGGATGACAAGCCCAACGCGCGGCTCATCATTTCTCAAATCATCGTGGACACGCTCGATGAGCTGAAGCTGCGTTATCCCAAGGTTCCGCCCGAACGGCGCAAGGAACTTCAGGAGATTCGCAAGCTGCTCGCGCATTGA
- a CDS encoding DHA2 family efflux MFS transporter permease subunit, with translation MATPAPGAAEWRPRHSPWLIAAAVVSATFMEVLDTSVANVSLPHIAGNLSVTAEESTWVLTSYLVSNAIILPMAGWLGRFFGRKRLFLGCITLFTLASVLCGMATSLDFLILARVLQGIGGGAMVPISQAILLESFPPNKRGAAMAAFGMGVIVAPILGPTLGGWITDNYSWRWIFYINVPVGIFASLMAEKLIEDPPYIKQARAGRIDFLGFAFLAIWLSTLQVILDRGEQDDWFSAGWIRWCGVLSVLAFLAFIVWEFRVREPVVDLRVLKNRNFAVGLMMITMLGGVLYGTTAALPIFLQTLMGYPALQSGLALTPRGIAAFFTTILVGRLVDKVRKRWLLLTGFTLLALSSFWLGCINLQVALPNVVMPIVLSGVAVSFVFVPLTTVAMGNLPQEQMGNATGVYNLMRNLGGSFGIAMVTTLLSRVAQVRQVSLTAHTTPYDPVFNDQLTAVTHAITPAVGAANAGPHALGLLYQEVLAQAKLWAFVYNFRLFGVICLLVIPTTFLLKRVQSGKRIDAH, from the coding sequence CGCACATCGCGGGCAACCTGTCCGTCACCGCCGAGGAATCCACGTGGGTGCTGACGAGCTATCTCGTGTCCAACGCGATCATCCTGCCAATGGCCGGCTGGCTGGGACGCTTCTTCGGGCGTAAACGGCTGTTCCTGGGGTGCATCACGCTGTTCACGCTCGCGTCCGTGCTGTGTGGCATGGCGACGAGCCTGGACTTCCTGATTCTCGCGCGCGTGTTGCAGGGCATCGGCGGCGGCGCCATGGTGCCGATTTCCCAGGCGATTTTGCTGGAAAGTTTTCCGCCCAACAAACGCGGAGCGGCCATGGCCGCGTTCGGCATGGGCGTCATCGTGGCGCCCATTCTCGGACCAACGCTCGGCGGCTGGATCACCGACAACTATTCCTGGCGCTGGATTTTTTACATCAACGTGCCCGTGGGCATCTTTGCCTCGCTGATGGCGGAAAAGCTCATCGAAGATCCGCCCTACATCAAACAGGCCCGCGCCGGGCGCATTGACTTTCTCGGGTTCGCGTTTCTCGCCATCTGGCTGAGCACGCTGCAGGTCATCCTCGACCGGGGCGAGCAGGACGACTGGTTTTCCGCCGGGTGGATCCGCTGGTGCGGCGTGCTGTCAGTGCTGGCATTCCTGGCGTTCATCGTCTGGGAATTCCGCGTGCGCGAACCGGTCGTCGATTTGCGCGTGCTGAAAAACCGCAACTTCGCCGTCGGCCTGATGATGATCACGATGCTGGGCGGCGTGCTCTACGGCACCACGGCGGCGCTGCCGATTTTTCTCCAGACGCTGATGGGTTATCCCGCGCTCCAAAGCGGTCTGGCCCTCACGCCGCGCGGCATCGCGGCGTTTTTCACCACCATTTTGGTGGGCCGACTGGTGGACAAGGTGCGCAAACGCTGGCTGCTGCTGACCGGCTTCACGCTGCTGGCCCTGTCCTCCTTCTGGCTGGGCTGCATCAATCTGCAGGTGGCCCTGCCCAACGTCGTCATGCCCATCGTGCTGAGCGGCGTGGCGGTGAGTTTCGTCTTCGTCCCGCTCACAACCGTGGCGATGGGCAATCTGCCGCAGGAGCAGATGGGCAACGCCACGGGGGTTTACAACCTGATGCGCAACCTGGGCGGCAGCTTTGGCATCGCCATGGTTACCACCCTGCTCTCCCGGGTGGCGCAAGTCCGCCAAGTTTCGCTGACCGCGCACACCACGCCCTACGATCCGGTGTTCAACGACCAACTGACGGCCGTGACCCACGCCATCACGCCGGCCGTGGGCGCTGCGAATGCCGGCCCGCACGCGCTCGGCCTGCTGTATCAGGAGGTGCTGGCCCAGGCAAAGTTGTGGGCGTTCGTTTACAACTTCCGGCTGTTTGGCGTGATTTGTCTGCTGGTGATACCCACCACCTTCCTGTTGAAGCGCGTGCAGTCAGGGAAACGCATCGACGCCCATTGA
- a CDS encoding carboxypeptidase regulatory-like domain-containing protein — MKPRMIPLNSNYRRSLPPLAAMLFAAGGLLLGLSAARAADIYGTITFKGTPPKEIDIAPLKNDPNCGKLHAEMPTTHFYAVGPQGGLADVVVGLADVHGKSTGAGAAPLVIDQKGCEYDPYIAACQTGQKILVRNSDPVLHNVHVTPTASDNPEENQAQMPNSGDLSFSFKAPEEFVRFKCDVHPWMFAYVSVFDHPWFTVSAKDGTFRIHNVPPGEYTLEAAHRKAGKQTQKIVVKDQDVKVDFTFEAKPGS, encoded by the coding sequence ATGAAACCAAGGATGATTCCGCTCAATTCGAACTATCGTCGCTCGTTGCCGCCGCTGGCCGCGATGCTCTTCGCCGCAGGCGGCCTGCTGCTCGGCCTGTCCGCGGCGCGGGCGGCGGACATTTACGGCACGATTACTTTCAAAGGCACACCGCCCAAGGAAATCGACATCGCGCCCCTGAAGAACGATCCAAATTGCGGCAAGCTGCATGCTGAAATGCCGACCACGCACTTTTACGCGGTCGGGCCGCAGGGTGGGCTGGCGGACGTCGTGGTGGGCCTGGCCGATGTTCACGGCAAATCCACCGGGGCCGGAGCCGCGCCTTTGGTGATCGATCAGAAAGGGTGCGAGTATGATCCTTACATTGCGGCGTGTCAGACCGGACAAAAAATCCTCGTCCGCAATTCGGATCCCGTTTTGCACAACGTGCACGTCACGCCCACCGCGTCGGACAATCCGGAGGAAAACCAGGCGCAGATGCCCAACTCGGGCGATTTGAGTTTTTCCTTCAAGGCGCCGGAGGAGTTTGTGCGCTTCAAGTGCGACGTGCACCCGTGGATGTTTGCCTACGTGAGCGTCTTCGACCATCCGTGGTTTACCGTGAGCGCGAAGGATGGCACGTTTCGCATTCACAATGTTCCGCCCGGCGAATACACGCTGGAAGCCGCGCATCGCAAGGCCGGCAAGCAGACCCAAAAGATCGTGGTCAAGGACCAGGACGTGAAGGTGGATTTCACGTTTGAGGCCAAGCCGGGCAGTTGA
- a CDS encoding efflux transporter outer membrane subunit, which produces MKLSTKKKPAPAPAAKGPALGATGATATVVALGLMLAASPARAGLLTVGPDYQTPTNAAPGQYKEAAVGTWQEGHPLDTLPKGSWWEVYDDTDLNRLELQAAESNQALKAAVARVDQARATARVARGDLLPSLTLDPSLTRQRYSPNQEPGFGTLTANTFHAPLDLSYEVDLWGRVRRGFESARAEAQSSLAGFYGVLLTLQSDVAQNYFALRALDAEIATVQATVDLRQQQLQLVRSRFEGGIGNELDVARAETELATTQAEAASLARRRTELENAIAILVGANPVAFALPSRGTNTWHPRPPEIPAGLPAELLERRPDVAEAERQLASANARIGVAKAAFFPVLTLTGSGGYLSGDVDNLFNWDSHTWSIGPSLSLPLFAGGRNRANYKRSQAAYQEAVARYRQQVLVAFGDVENSLSGIRHLAEQAEAQQRAVDSARRAAELAADRYRSGIVSYLDVVDASREALLAERANAQLVGQRLIASVQLIKALGGGWHQQELFAQTAKADREKVSRRR; this is translated from the coding sequence ATGAAACTCAGCACCAAGAAAAAACCCGCGCCGGCTCCGGCGGCCAAAGGTCCGGCGCTGGGTGCCACCGGCGCGACGGCGACCGTGGTGGCCCTGGGATTGATGCTTGCCGCCAGCCCGGCCCGTGCGGGTCTGTTGACGGTGGGGCCGGATTATCAAACGCCTACGAACGCGGCGCCCGGCCAATACAAGGAGGCCGCTGTGGGGACGTGGCAGGAAGGGCACCCACTGGACACGCTGCCCAAGGGAAGCTGGTGGGAAGTTTACGACGACACGGATTTGAACCGGCTCGAATTGCAGGCCGCGGAGTCAAATCAAGCTCTCAAGGCCGCGGTGGCGCGGGTGGATCAGGCGCGGGCAACCGCCCGGGTGGCCCGGGGCGATTTGCTGCCGAGCTTGACTCTCGATCCGAGTCTGACGCGTCAGCGTTACTCGCCCAACCAGGAGCCAGGCTTTGGCACCCTGACCGCAAACACGTTTCACGCACCGTTGGACCTGAGTTACGAGGTGGATTTGTGGGGCCGCGTGCGCCGCGGTTTTGAAAGTGCGCGGGCCGAGGCGCAATCGTCCCTGGCGGGGTTCTATGGCGTGTTGCTGACCCTGCAATCCGACGTGGCGCAAAACTACTTCGCGTTGCGCGCGCTGGACGCCGAGATCGCCACCGTCCAGGCCACCGTTGATTTGCGCCAACAACAATTGCAGCTCGTGCGCAGCCGGTTTGAAGGCGGCATTGGCAATGAACTGGACGTGGCCCGTGCCGAAACGGAACTGGCGACGACCCAGGCCGAGGCCGCTTCGCTCGCGCGGCGGCGCACGGAACTGGAGAATGCCATCGCGATTCTGGTGGGCGCCAATCCCGTGGCCTTTGCCCTGCCGTCGCGGGGCACGAACACCTGGCATCCCCGGCCGCCGGAGATTCCGGCCGGCCTGCCCGCCGAACTGCTCGAACGCCGGCCCGATGTGGCCGAAGCCGAACGGCAGCTTGCCTCGGCCAATGCGCGCATTGGTGTGGCCAAGGCGGCCTTCTTTCCGGTGCTGACGCTCACCGGTTCCGGCGGCTATCTCAGCGGCGACGTGGACAATTTGTTCAATTGGGACAGCCACACGTGGTCGATTGGCCCCAGCCTGTCGTTGCCGCTTTTCGCGGGCGGGCGCAACCGCGCCAACTACAAACGCTCACAAGCAGCGTATCAGGAAGCCGTGGCCCGCTATCGTCAGCAGGTGCTCGTGGCGTTTGGCGACGTGGAGAACAGCCTGTCCGGCATTCGTCATCTGGCGGAACAGGCGGAGGCGCAGCAGCGCGCCGTGGACAGCGCCCGGCGAGCGGCGGAACTGGCGGCGGATCGCTACCGGTCCGGCATCGTGAGTTATCTCGACGTGGTGGACGCCAGCCGGGAAGCCCTCCTGGCCGAGCGCGCCAACGCGCAACTTGTGGGGCAGCGGTTGATTGCTTCCGTGCAACTCATCAAAGCCCTGGGCGGCGGCTGGCACCAGCAGGAATTGTTTGCCCAAACGGCAAAGGCCGACCGGGAGAAGGTGAGCCGGCGGCGTTGA
- a CDS encoding response regulator gives MNAKARAQTLAAAHGKTLLLVDDEPAVREMVGRVLAQEGYRVLTAANGAEAVAMAAADAVDAALLDLNLPGQSGWDTFERLTTADPFLAVVIITARPNQLLNAINAGVSALLEKPLDFETLLKTVRQVLAESDRRRLERMTGQREDIYYQPVTHPA, from the coding sequence ATGAACGCCAAAGCCAGGGCCCAAACCCTCGCCGCCGCCCACGGAAAAACGCTTTTGCTCGTGGACGACGAACCCGCCGTGCGCGAAATGGTGGGCCGCGTGCTGGCGCAGGAGGGCTATCGCGTGCTGACGGCTGCCAACGGCGCCGAGGCCGTGGCCATGGCGGCCGCGGATGCGGTGGATGCCGCCCTGCTGGACTTGAACCTGCCGGGCCAGAGCGGCTGGGACACATTCGAACGGCTCACCACGGCGGATCCTTTTCTGGCCGTGGTGATCATCACGGCGCGCCCGAATCAGTTGCTCAATGCCATCAACGCCGGCGTGAGCGCGCTGCTCGAAAAGCCGCTCGATTTTGAAACGCTTCTCAAAACCGTCCGCCAGGTGCTGGCCGAATCCGACCGGCGCCGCTTGGAGCGCATGACCGGCCAGCGCGAAGACATTTACTATCAGCCCGTAACCCATCCCGCGTGA
- a CDS encoding ATP-binding protein, with protein sequence MRFLILVAGIALMGLAVGGLTFASQGRAAKLRGQLGQVDSESFRIAAEFADYVRELNMSLYRYGAGHDAADLRWFDKTSHELDRWIDQQKPKLLTTAEQSLMQQIDTAYDKYLAVARVLVTRLESLGQQSATLAEYAGLMRESDHLSQLGQALAQAHYQSRSGLVRQANETIGQLHTLVLVSLGGLFLLGAILAFGVYRHLIAPLRLKLVESQSLLERREKLASLGLLAAGVAHEIRNPLTAIKAALFIQQKQFPPGSREHADSQLVEREILRLERIVNEFLQFARPTEPRRTEVDAVALLREVGTLLTPQLARHNIQLTVADTPALRVQADAAQIKQVLINLIQNAADAIGENGAVRLTIRATRKRLGGREQAAAVLEVSDNGKGMSPEVQQRLFDPFFTTKETGTGLGLSIAAGIIEKHGGALQYQSWPGRGTTFGIILPQATA encoded by the coding sequence ATGCGGTTCCTGATTCTCGTCGCGGGGATTGCGTTGATGGGACTTGCGGTTGGCGGACTGACATTTGCATCCCAGGGCCGCGCCGCGAAGTTGCGCGGGCAACTGGGCCAGGTGGATTCCGAGAGTTTCCGCATCGCCGCCGAGTTTGCGGATTACGTCCGCGAGCTGAACATGTCCCTTTACCGTTACGGCGCCGGTCATGACGCCGCCGACTTGCGGTGGTTCGACAAGACCAGTCATGAGCTTGACCGGTGGATTGACCAGCAGAAGCCGAAGCTGCTGACGACCGCGGAACAATCGCTCATGCAGCAAATCGACACCGCCTACGACAAGTATCTCGCCGTGGCCCGCGTGCTGGTGACGCGGTTGGAGTCGCTCGGCCAGCAAAGCGCCACGCTGGCCGAATACGCCGGGCTCATGCGCGAATCGGACCACCTCTCGCAACTGGGGCAGGCGCTCGCGCAGGCGCATTACCAGTCCCGCAGCGGGCTGGTCCGGCAGGCGAACGAGACCATCGGCCAGTTGCACACCCTGGTGCTGGTGTCGCTCGGCGGCTTGTTTCTGTTGGGCGCCATTCTCGCCTTCGGCGTTTACCGCCACCTGATCGCGCCCCTGCGCCTGAAACTGGTGGAGAGCCAGTCGCTGCTGGAACGCCGCGAAAAACTTGCCTCCCTCGGCCTGCTGGCGGCGGGCGTGGCCCACGAAATCCGCAACCCGCTGACGGCCATCAAGGCGGCGTTGTTCATCCAGCAAAAACAGTTCCCGCCGGGTTCGCGTGAACATGCCGACAGCCAGCTCGTCGAGCGGGAGATTCTGCGGCTCGAACGCATCGTCAACGAGTTCCTTCAGTTTGCGCGCCCCACCGAACCGCGGCGGACGGAGGTCGATGCGGTGGCGCTCCTGCGGGAAGTTGGGACGCTGCTGACGCCGCAACTGGCGCGGCACAACATCCAGTTGACCGTGGCCGACACGCCCGCCCTCCGGGTCCAGGCTGACGCCGCGCAGATCAAGCAGGTTTTGATCAACCTCATTCAAAACGCCGCGGATGCCATCGGGGAGAATGGCGCGGTCCGGCTCACGATCCGGGCCACGCGCAAACGCCTGGGCGGGCGCGAGCAGGCCGCGGCGGTCCTCGAAGTTTCGGACAACGGCAAAGGCATGTCGCCGGAAGTGCAGCAACGCTTGTTTGACCCGTTCTTCACCACCAAGGAAACCGGCACGGGCCTCGGCCTGTCGATCGCCGCGGGCATCATCGAAAAACACGGCGGCGCGCTTCAATATCAGAGCTGGCCCGGTCGCGGCACCACGTTCGGCATCATCCTGCCCCAAGCCACCGCATGA
- a CDS encoding SLC13 family permease, with translation MLADAAQPLMERPAVLVIFGLTYLGIAVGHVPGLKLDRTGIAMLGAIAMMVFGGFPTADIIGFINWPTILLLFGFFVLSAQLRLSGFFDVVAGRIAAQLGSPARFLLVLMLATAGLSAFLNHDIVCFVFAPVVAVALQRRALNPVPFLIALAVASNIGAAATLVGNPQDMMIGQIAGLNFGRYALWCLVPVGFSLAAAYGIIWRLSRNQLTTAPAVTGAAAAMTAHPFDRPHTLKGLVILTLVIGLFFTPLPKEIVALTAAAIHLASPKFRTAELLGLVDWPILVLFMGLFVVTGALQSTGYGETAVNWLAHGGLHLESPGTLAVATAVLSNLINNSAAVMLLLKVAHVTQPPAAYVLALANSFGGSLFIVGSVSNIIVVQQARQMGIHISFRDFARLGVPVTAAALAGLLTWVWMVG, from the coding sequence ATGCTTGCGGACGCTGCCCAGCCCTTGATGGAACGGCCCGCCGTGCTGGTCATTTTCGGGCTGACCTATCTCGGCATCGCCGTCGGGCACGTGCCCGGCTTGAAGCTGGACCGCACCGGCATCGCGATGCTTGGCGCGATTGCCATGATGGTGTTCGGCGGGTTCCCCACGGCAGACATCATCGGCTTCATCAACTGGCCCACCATTCTGCTGCTCTTCGGCTTTTTCGTCCTGTCCGCGCAACTGCGGCTCTCGGGCTTTTTTGACGTCGTGGCGGGGCGGATTGCCGCGCAGTTGGGCAGCCCGGCCCGGTTTCTGTTGGTGCTCATGCTGGCGACCGCCGGGCTCTCCGCCTTTTTGAATCATGACATCGTGTGCTTTGTTTTCGCGCCGGTCGTGGCGGTGGCCCTGCAACGGCGCGCGCTGAATCCCGTCCCGTTTCTGATTGCGCTGGCGGTGGCCAGCAACATTGGCGCGGCGGCGACGCTGGTCGGCAATCCGCAGGACATGATGATTGGGCAGATCGCCGGCCTGAACTTCGGGCGATACGCCCTGTGGTGCCTGGTGCCGGTCGGGTTCAGCCTGGCCGCCGCTTACGGCATCATCTGGCGGCTTTCCCGCAACCAGCTCACAACCGCTCCCGCCGTGACCGGCGCGGCGGCCGCGATGACGGCGCATCCGTTTGACCGGCCGCACACCCTCAAGGGGCTGGTCATCCTGACCCTGGTGATTGGATTGTTTTTTACGCCGTTGCCGAAGGAGATTGTCGCGCTGACCGCGGCGGCCATTCATCTGGCCAGCCCCAAGTTTCGCACGGCCGAACTGCTGGGCTTGGTGGACTGGCCCATCCTGGTCCTGTTCATGGGGCTTTTCGTGGTCACCGGCGCGCTGCAATCCACCGGCTACGGCGAAACGGCGGTGAACTGGCTGGCGCACGGCGGGCTGCATCTCGAATCGCCAGGCACCCTGGCCGTCGCCACGGCGGTGCTGTCCAACCTCATCAACAACTCGGCGGCGGTGATGTTGCTGCTCAAGGTGGCGCACGTGACCCAGCCGCCCGCGGCCTATGTGCTGGCGCTGGCCAACAGCTTTGGCGGCAGCCTGTTCATCGTCGGCAGTGTGTCGAACATCATCGTCGTGCAACAGGCCCGCCAAATGGGAATCCACATTTCGTTTCGGGATTTCGCCCGGCTGGGCGTGCCCGTAACGGCGGCAGCGCTGGCGGGATTGTTGACTTGGGTTTGGATGGTCGGCTGA